One window of the Epinephelus moara isolate mb chromosome 24, YSFRI_EMoa_1.0, whole genome shotgun sequence genome contains the following:
- the LOC126385521 gene encoding mitogen-activated protein kinase kinase kinase 12-like, whose protein sequence is MALVHEPRAPSPSLSGFNTPLSDPPSFRRLDAETPCTPEMDLTPTQCVLRNVLSIDTGGAVEPGGGGGEGQTAGHNQTPGEEQQEHFANSVLKLHEHDGSPGRTEGEGQEMDSNAVRSQADDARLQCQSGGGFLEGLFGCLRPVWTMIGKAYSTEHKHGLDEAWEVPFEEISDLQWVGSGAQGAVFLGKLHGQEVAVKKVRNIKETDIKHLRKLKHPNIITFKGICTQAPCYCIIMEYCAQGQLYEVLRAGRKIQPSLLMDWAMGIAGGMNYLHLHKIIHRDLKSPNMLITYDDAVKISDFGTSKELSDKSTKMSFAGTVAWMAPEVIRNEPVSEKVDIWSFGVVLWEMLTGEVPYKDVDSSAIIWGVGNNSLHLPVPDGCPDSFKLLLRQCWNCKPRNRPSFRQILLHLDIASADILSTPQETYFQSQAEWRDEVRHHFEKIKSEGTCLHRLDEELIKRRREELRHALDIREHYERKLERANNLYMELNAIMLQLEIKEKELHKREQSLDKKYPGCFKHHSSRQSASSNSMEKLMKKRNVPQKLPSHSKRPDLLKSEVILPKLDSSMTQVTIPNKGSTSPGRSRRGKPRYRKAGKGSSGDLAQLKATLSSSLAMVNATSSVPSSKQHLDPSAALRGLQHDLLLKKMYSSSPDLISTTLEAEGRRKGQVGPGLDRAGSQSASAGLGESRRTGGQEEGPDVGVGTDDLAETPPRSDTPSEDAASIPFSSSPDSPCGRGAAAGKASVLGNSRVSHEGEEKEEGTVITRSPRSQRLTPAALLYRAAVTRSQRRGVSSEEEEGEVDSEVELPRRRRPVSMSKCQSLSTFSSENLSVSDGEEGNTTDHSHSGTPDVVSTNTDERLDDKSDDLLSQGSEIPADPSDPTQLGSDGLSEKEAILRQVKTQLASNDHNYEGLYDDSDCDSAELDHSGSAEPSQPPANW, encoded by the exons ATGGCTCTCGTTCATGAACCTCGTGCcccctctccgtctctctccggCTTCAACACACCCCTCTCCGATCCTCCATCCTTTCGCCGCCTCGATGCCGAAACACCATGCACCCCAGAAATGGACCTGACGCCGACCCAGTGCGTCTTACGCAACGTCCTCTCCATAGACACCGGAGGTGCCGTCGAGCCcgggggtggaggaggagaggggcagACTGCCGGGCACAACCAGACACCAGGCGAGGAACAACAGGAGCACTTTGCCAACAGTGTCCTGAAGCTCCACGAGCATGATGGGAGTCCCGGAAGGACGGAGGGAGAGGGGCAGGAAATGGACAGCAATGCCGTCAGGAGCCAGGCGGATGACGCCAGGCTACAGTGCCAGTCTGGGGGAGGGTTTCTGGAGGGGTTGTTTGGGTGTCTGCGGCCCGTCTGGACTATGATTGGCAAAGCCTATTCCACAGAGCACAAACACGGCCTGGATG AGGCGTGGGAGGTCCCATTCGAGGAGATATCTGACCTGCAGTGGGTGGGCAGCGGGGCCCAGGGCGCCGTCTTTCTGGGCAAACTGCACGGACAGGAAGTGGCTGTAAAGAAAGTGCGGAACATCAAAGAGACAGACATCAAGCACTTGCGGAAGCTCAAACACCCCAACATCATCACTTTCAA AGGTATTTGCACCCAGGCTCCGTGTTACTGCATCATCATGGAGTACTGTGCCCAGGGACAGCTGTATGAGGTTCTGAGAGCAGGCAGGAAGATCCAGCCCTCCCTGCTCATGGACTGGGCCATGGGCATCGCCGGGGGCATGAACTATCTTCACCTCCACAAGATCATCCACAGAGACCTCAAGTCACCAAA CATGCTGATCACTTACGACGATGCAGTAAAGATTTCTGATTTCGGTACGTCCAAGGAGCTCAGCGACAAGAGCACCAAGATGTCCTTTGCCGGTACGGTGGCCTGGATGGCTCCTGAGGTCATACGCAACGAACCTGTCTCAGAGAAAGTGGATATTTG GTCATTCGGTGTCGTGCTGTGGGAGATGCTGACAGGAGAGGTGCCCTATAAGGACGTGGACTCCTCCGCTATCATCTGGGGAGTGGGCAACAACAGTCTGCATCTGCCTGTACCTGATGGCTGTCCGGACAGcttcaaactgctgctgaggcaaTGCTG GAACTGCAAGCCAAGAAACAGGCCTTCATTCCGACAGATTCTCCTGCATCTGGACATCGCCTCAGCAGATATCTTATCGACTCCACAAGAAACCTACTTTCAGTCTCAG GCGGAGTGGAGGGACGAGGTGAGGCACCACTTTGAGAAGATCAAATCCGAGGGGACGTGTCTTCACAGGCTGGACGAGGAGCTGATCAAACGACGCAGGGAGGAACTCAG ACATGCGCTGGACATCAGGGAGCACTAcgagaggaagctggagagagCCAACAATCTCTACATGGAGCTCAACGCCATCATGCTGCAGCTGGAAATCAAAGAGAAAGAACTGCACAA GAGGGAGCAGTCACTGGACAAGAAGTACCCCGGCTGCTTCAAGCACCACAGCTCCAGACAGTCGGCCTCCTCCAACTCAATGGAGAAGCTCATGAAGAAACGCAACGTACCTCAGAAGCTGCCTTCACACAGCAAGAG GCCAGACTTACTAAAGTCAGAGGTCATCCTGCCCAAACTGGACTCTTCCATGACCCAGGTCACAATCCCCAACAAGGGCTCTACCTCCCCCGGCCGCTCACGCCGAGGAAAACCCCGCTACAGGAAGGCTGGTAAAGGCAGCAGCGGGGACTTGGCTCAGCTGAAAGCCACACTCTCCTCTTCATTAGCCATGGTCAACGCCACCTCATCTGTTCCCAGCAGCAAGCAGCATCTAGACCCCAGTGCGGCCCTCAGAGGCCTGCAGCACGATCTGCTGCTCAAGAAGATGTACTCCTCAAGCCCGGATCTCATTTCAACCACATTGGAGGCTGAAGGCCGGAGGAAGGGGCAGGTCGGGCCGGGGCTGGACAGAGCGGGCAGCCAGAGCGCCTCAGCTGGGCTGGGGGAGAGCAGAAGGACTGGAGGGCAGGAGGAGGGCCCGGATGTGGGTGTAGGGACTGACGACCTGGCAGAAACACCTCCACGCAGTGACACGCCCAGCGAGGATGCAGCTTCTATCCCGTTCTCCAGTAGCCCTGACTCACCGTGCGGCAGGGGAGCGGCTGCAGGGAAGGCGTCTGTGCTCGGGAACTCCCGTGTTTCTCATGAGggtgaggagaaggaggaggggacgGTGATCACACGCTCACCAAGGAGTCAGCGCCTCACTCCTGCAGCACTGCTCTACAGGGCAGCAGTCACACGCAGTCAG AGACGTGGGGTgtcatcagaggaagaggaaggagaagtgGACAGCGAAGTGGAGTTGCCAAGGAGACG GCGTCCCGTGAGCATGAGCAAGTGCCAGTCCCTGTCCACCTTCAGCTCAGAGAACTTGTCGGTCTCAGACGGCGAGGAGGGAAACACCACCGACCACTCCCACAGTGGCACACCGGACGTCGTCAGCACCAACACGGACGAGCGTCTGGACGACAAGAGCGACGACTTGCTGTCTCAGGGCTCGGAGATTCCCGCCGACCCGTCTGACCCGACCCAGCTGGGCTCTGACGGGCTGTCTGAGAAGGAAGCTATTCTTAGACAAGTCAAGACCCAGCTCGCTAGTAACGACCATAATTACGAG GGCCTGTATGACGACTCAGACTGTGACAGCGCAGAGCTGGACCACTCAGGCAGTGCAGAGCCCAGCCAACCACCAGCCAACTGGTGA